One window from the genome of Nicotiana sylvestris chromosome 9, ASM39365v2, whole genome shotgun sequence encodes:
- the LOC104213864 gene encoding uncharacterized protein, with the protein MALDKKWMELVHDRCGNAYKLGVESFLDFAFTRLSEARVIRCPCIKCCNTSSGTHEIVKSHLIVHGIIQNYTFCYHHGEKLGEPQSTPEDVEDYDIEEADGEDEIHRILRDLYVDFDAYNTNTDGDDFLEVEPNLQAKKFYRLLKDFEQPLYQNSIVSKLSTMVKLLHIKSIGRWSHESFTMLLKMLKEDLLPDESNLPDSYYEANKIIRDLGLSYWKIDACENNCMLDGKRINIVEKLNLRVGKKIAYKILRYFPLKPRLQRLFVSSKISSLMTWHHDKKVDDGIMRHRADSMAWKKFEELHQSFVDESHNVRLGLASDGDAIDVFLQPLMDELKELWETGVETFDASTKQNSMLHAAMDH; encoded by the exons ATGGCACTTGATAAGAAATGGATGGAACTTGTCCATGACCGATGTGGTAATGCTTACAAGCTTGGGGTGGAGAGCTTTTTGGATTTTGCTTTTACAAGATTAAGTGAAGCGCGTGTAATACGTTGTCCATGTATAAAATGTTGTAACACATCTTCGGGAACGCACGAGATAGTTAAGTCACATTTAATAGTACATGGAATAATTCAAAATTATACTTTTTGTTATCACCATGGGGAAAAGTTAGGTGAGCCACAATCAACTCCAGAAGATGTAGAAGATTATGACATTGAAGAAGCTGATGGTGAGGATGAAATACATAGGATCCTAAGAGATTTATATGTTGATTTTGATGCATACAATACGAACACTGATGGTGATGATTTTCTTGAGGTGGAACCAAATCTTCAAGCAAAAAAATTCTATAGGCTTTTAAAGGATTTTGAGCAACCATTGTACCAAAATTCAATAGTTTCTAAACTTTCTACTATGGTTAAATTGCTTCATATCAAAAGTATTGGGCGTTGGAGTCATGAGTCATTTACAATGTTATTGAAGATGTTGAAGGAAGATCTATTACCTGACGAATCAAACTTGCCAGATTCATATTACGAGGCAAATAAGATAATTCGGGATCTTGGACTTTCTTATTGGAAGATTGATGCTTGTGAAAATAATTGTATGTTAGATGGAAAGAGGATAAACATAGTGGAGAAACTAAATTTAAGAGTGGGAAAAAAGATAGCGTACAAGATTTTACGTTATTTTCCCTTAAAGCCAAGACTCCAAAGGTTGTTTGTGTCCTCAAAGATATCATCTTTAATGACATGGCATCATGACAAAAAAGTTGACGATGGAATAATGAGGCACCGAGCTGACTCAATGGCATGGAAAAAGTTTGAAGAACTTCACCAATCTTTCGTCGATGAATCTCATAATGTTCGACTTGGACTTGCTAGTGATG GAGATGCAATTGATGTTTTTCTTCAGCCTTTGATGGATGAATTAAAGGAATTATGGGAAACTGGAGTGGAGACCTTTGACGCGTCAACTAAACAGAACTCTATGTTGCACGCAGCTATGGACCATTAA